The Micromonospora sp. NBC_01740 genome includes a window with the following:
- a CDS encoding acyl-CoA thioesterase encodes MTEHPSTAPAGKPTSYSRVTLSRIMTAVDVNLYGTVHGGVLMKFIDDVAGAAAARHSGGTAVTAAIDEIVFTEAVRVGDLLHAHAQVNWTGQTSMEVGVRVVAERWDSAEDEPVRVATAYLVFVGVDLGGAPRAVRPVLPEGPEDERRFREAEIRRAHRLARRRAIQAHRAG; translated from the coding sequence ATGACCGAGCACCCCTCCACCGCGCCGGCCGGCAAGCCGACCTCCTACTCCCGGGTCACCCTGAGCCGGATCATGACCGCGGTCGACGTCAACCTGTACGGCACCGTGCACGGCGGGGTGCTGATGAAGTTCATCGACGACGTGGCGGGGGCCGCCGCGGCCCGGCACAGCGGCGGCACGGCGGTCACCGCGGCCATCGACGAGATCGTCTTCACCGAGGCCGTCCGGGTCGGTGACCTGCTGCACGCGCACGCCCAGGTGAACTGGACGGGGCAGACCTCGATGGAGGTCGGCGTCCGGGTGGTGGCCGAGCGGTGGGACTCGGCCGAGGACGAGCCGGTGCGGGTGGCCACGGCGTACCTCGTCTTCGTGGGCGTCGACCTCGGCGGCGCGCCGCGGGCGGTCCGGCCGGTGCTGCCGGAGGGCCCGGAGGACGAGCGCCGGTTCCGGGAGGCGGAGATCCGCCGCGCCCACCGGCTGGCCCGCCGTCGCGCCATCCAGGCCCACCGCGCCGGCTGA
- a CDS encoding SCO7613 C-terminal domain-containing membrane protein, with translation MASFQCSSCGREIKPAASCPHCGAHQPQWVEHLAEIERSIAEMKAREAAIASEQRQIAAKMQAALFQRDILAHAGEERLKQATRPRRVLRRRPGRRPPTAATGAPPRVPRQGTPAAPEDPPPPPTSTATWLDADDPEHPPEASSREVQNIPLGLGALLLGVAAVVFAAVATSSMDALARLGILLLATVLMLLAPPVLARRGLTSTAETISAVGLLLVPLAGYALWAVDRIGNGGASGAIFAGVIFAVTAGVSFGYAGWTGLRAPRFATVLAAQPVLPLLASDRITGPAGWALVLTAVALLDLWLARSAVTVERPVRRDLPGPSAAPAGSPATPRQRRADSRPEGAPEEVGEVVDGGLPAHERVPAARPVPWLRELTWVLHGVAVALALAYAVSALLRAGTVPVATGAGVVLLLAAAVGLAGTLVLRRPPLPDLGAGIFTLAVIGALSRIASVAFPGRALLLIAAVITLTGLAVRAVPEAARRGPQLASAVALTVSGVVVAGGALRAGVAPVRAALPAWAADLDRYPAELSAAVGPAAWQLAASAFLLTVAAVLALPPEIRREFAVVGAALTALAVPASFGLGWAVAPWPMVLTAVGIGVVGLSARTERAALAHAATAAGVGLFGAGAGLARPALTTAVLLTLFAAGVLVAVAPRMRLAPAAADTVSAWAAGGAAFALPGAVAAFVAATVPVDPTPTPASLREVTVPVLAASFLAVCVTLGHAAIVQVSQRRIPTPLAVGTALGAVTVTAAAFGAPGATAADAWVGGLLLVAAAMVVFAGPIDAGRRSDLTLDGSDLAAAAVTAALIATLARIAAVLAPGGQLAVAAALVLVVAVAARAMPEEWRRGPIVGLAVGGVLIGLLAGWSALRGGLGVLATPGPIWAGDLTGWPAGPTGGSTWQAPVALALLGVAAAVLLPPPWKYDVSGAAAVLATIGAPAAFDLPWWSPVLVGGMVATVFGAAAVAAVDPRAGLSRAVVAGVVALHAAGAGLVRPWTTALALGSIALIGIVVAALARSLAVPLVEDIETEGMPPHLAQIGGAAAGAALLAFPGAVAALAAEFGRAPEVLLTAALAASSLGLAAVAAVRRRIPQYLPWASAAVVGGATVSALAAVPAGMPVGVYAAAAALLGVLAELVRGATEPPVGAAQPVRRWSVLLDGALRRLPDDGTRRRWRVSPAAGALAAAALPTALALVSIAPSLVVALVDPHRSLGRVWQGPPPELLTPPPDAVDATHVLTALLLTATAALAATGFSGGRRSRAVPVVLPGAAVTLLITPVSLGNGWPASTLAALSVFTISMLGLALTPPPPLAERARSLRLARVLVFAIGLAAGSAGLVGGLATRELTLFTLGGAVGVGAVAAIFGTTQRARILGWLFASLMAQLFVLTAGLVAGLAAVWSAFGVLAVGAALQVFAATLPRLRRPEAQREAATVEWSGYAAALIALALAFDSPRHIAALLAAWGAVLGVAATRPGRRPVERRILFWAVVVCEIAAWWILMRVADVALPEAYTLPFAALALLVGVLELRHRPDLSSWVAYGPALVAAFVPTLAIVLATDSSTLRQVLLLLGAVAVLVFGSMSQQQAPVIVGAAVTAIAAVHALFSLGPWLALIPVGILLLALGASNERRRRAQERLQTALRGMR, from the coding sequence GTGGCGAGCTTTCAGTGCTCCTCGTGCGGCCGGGAGATCAAACCGGCCGCCAGCTGCCCGCACTGCGGTGCGCACCAGCCACAGTGGGTCGAGCACCTGGCGGAGATCGAGCGCTCCATCGCGGAGATGAAGGCCCGCGAGGCCGCCATCGCCAGCGAGCAGCGGCAGATCGCCGCCAAGATGCAGGCCGCGCTCTTCCAGCGGGACATCCTCGCCCACGCCGGTGAGGAACGTCTCAAGCAGGCCACCCGCCCCCGTCGGGTGCTGCGCCGCAGGCCGGGCCGCCGGCCGCCCACGGCCGCCACCGGCGCCCCGCCCCGGGTCCCCCGGCAGGGCACCCCGGCCGCCCCCGAGGACCCGCCGCCGCCCCCGACGTCGACCGCCACCTGGCTCGACGCCGACGACCCGGAGCACCCCCCGGAGGCGTCCTCCCGCGAGGTGCAGAACATCCCCCTCGGGCTCGGCGCGCTGCTGCTCGGGGTCGCCGCCGTGGTCTTCGCCGCGGTGGCCACCAGCTCGATGGACGCGCTGGCCCGGCTGGGCATCCTGCTGCTCGCGACCGTGCTGATGCTGCTCGCCCCGCCGGTGCTGGCCCGGCGCGGGCTCACCTCGACCGCCGAGACCATCTCCGCAGTCGGCCTGCTCCTGGTGCCGCTCGCCGGGTACGCGCTGTGGGCGGTGGACCGGATCGGCAACGGCGGCGCCTCGGGCGCGATCTTCGCCGGCGTCATCTTCGCCGTCACCGCCGGCGTCTCCTTCGGCTACGCGGGCTGGACGGGGCTGCGCGCGCCCCGGTTCGCCACGGTGCTGGCCGCGCAGCCGGTGCTGCCGCTGCTGGCGTCCGACCGGATCACCGGCCCGGCCGGCTGGGCGCTCGTGCTGACCGCGGTGGCCCTGCTCGACCTCTGGCTGGCGCGGTCCGCGGTCACCGTGGAGCGGCCGGTCCGGCGGGACCTGCCCGGGCCCTCGGCGGCACCCGCCGGGTCCCCGGCCACGCCCCGGCAGCGCCGCGCCGACAGCCGGCCGGAGGGGGCGCCCGAGGAGGTCGGCGAGGTGGTCGACGGCGGGCTGCCGGCGCACGAACGGGTGCCGGCCGCCCGCCCGGTGCCGTGGCTGCGCGAGCTGACCTGGGTGCTGCACGGGGTGGCGGTCGCCCTCGCCCTCGCGTACGCCGTCTCCGCCCTGCTCCGCGCGGGCACCGTGCCGGTCGCCACCGGGGCCGGCGTGGTGCTGCTGCTGGCCGCCGCGGTGGGGCTGGCCGGGACGCTGGTGCTGCGCCGGCCGCCGCTGCCCGACCTCGGCGCCGGGATCTTCACCCTCGCCGTGATCGGCGCGCTGAGCCGGATCGCCTCGGTGGCGTTCCCCGGGCGGGCGCTGCTGCTGATCGCGGCGGTCATCACGCTGACCGGGCTGGCCGTGCGGGCGGTGCCGGAGGCGGCCCGCCGCGGGCCGCAGCTCGCCTCGGCGGTGGCGCTCACGGTCAGTGGGGTGGTGGTCGCCGGGGGCGCCCTGCGCGCCGGGGTCGCCCCCGTCCGGGCCGCGCTGCCGGCCTGGGCGGCCGACCTGGACCGCTACCCGGCCGAGCTGTCGGCGGCCGTCGGACCGGCAGCCTGGCAGCTCGCCGCGAGCGCCTTCCTGCTGACCGTCGCCGCGGTGCTGGCCCTGCCGCCCGAGATCCGCCGGGAGTTCGCCGTGGTCGGCGCGGCGCTGACCGCGCTCGCCGTACCGGCGTCGTTCGGTCTCGGCTGGGCGGTGGCGCCCTGGCCGATGGTGCTGACGGCGGTCGGCATCGGGGTGGTCGGGCTCTCCGCCCGCACCGAACGCGCGGCGCTGGCGCACGCGGCGACCGCCGCCGGCGTCGGCCTGTTCGGCGCGGGCGCGGGACTGGCCCGGCCGGCGCTGACCACCGCGGTCCTGCTCACCCTGTTCGCCGCCGGGGTCCTGGTCGCCGTGGCGCCCCGGATGCGGCTCGCCCCGGCGGCGGCCGACACCGTCTCGGCCTGGGCGGCCGGGGGCGCGGCGTTCGCGCTGCCGGGCGCGGTGGCCGCCTTCGTCGCCGCGACCGTGCCGGTCGACCCGACGCCCACCCCGGCGAGCCTGCGCGAGGTCACCGTCCCGGTGCTCGCGGCCAGCTTCCTGGCGGTCTGCGTCACCCTCGGGCACGCCGCCATCGTGCAGGTCTCCCAGCGTCGCATCCCGACGCCGCTGGCGGTGGGTACCGCCCTCGGCGCGGTCACGGTCACCGCCGCCGCCTTCGGGGCCCCGGGCGCCACCGCCGCCGACGCCTGGGTCGGCGGCCTGCTGCTCGTCGCCGCCGCGATGGTGGTGTTCGCCGGTCCCATCGACGCCGGCCGGCGCTCCGACCTCACCCTGGACGGCTCCGACCTGGCCGCCGCGGCGGTGACCGCCGCCCTGATCGCCACCCTGGCCCGGATCGCGGCCGTGCTCGCCCCCGGCGGGCAGCTCGCCGTCGCCGCCGCGCTGGTGCTGGTGGTGGCCGTGGCCGCCCGGGCCATGCCGGAGGAGTGGCGACGGGGGCCGATCGTCGGCCTCGCCGTCGGCGGCGTGCTGATCGGGCTGCTGGCCGGCTGGAGCGCGCTGCGGGGCGGCCTGGGGGTGCTCGCCACCCCGGGCCCGATCTGGGCCGGTGACCTGACCGGTTGGCCGGCCGGGCCGACAGGTGGGTCGACGTGGCAGGCCCCGGTCGCGCTGGCCCTGCTCGGCGTCGCCGCCGCCGTCCTGCTGCCGCCACCGTGGAAGTACGACGTGTCGGGCGCGGCGGCCGTGCTCGCCACGATCGGCGCGCCGGCCGCGTTCGACCTGCCGTGGTGGTCGCCCGTCCTGGTCGGCGGCATGGTCGCCACGGTCTTCGGGGCAGCCGCCGTGGCCGCGGTCGACCCCCGCGCCGGCCTGTCCCGGGCGGTCGTGGCCGGTGTCGTCGCCCTGCACGCCGCCGGGGCGGGACTGGTCCGGCCGTGGACCACCGCGCTGGCGCTTGGCAGCATCGCGCTGATCGGCATCGTGGTGGCGGCGCTGGCCCGGTCGCTGGCCGTGCCGCTGGTGGAGGACATCGAGACCGAGGGGATGCCGCCGCACCTCGCCCAGATCGGGGGCGCCGCAGCCGGTGCCGCGCTGCTCGCGTTCCCGGGCGCCGTCGCGGCGCTTGCGGCCGAGTTCGGGCGCGCGCCGGAGGTGCTGCTCACCGCCGCGTTGGCCGCGTCGAGCCTGGGCCTGGCGGCGGTGGCCGCCGTCCGGCGACGGATCCCGCAGTACCTGCCCTGGGCGAGCGCGGCGGTGGTCGGCGGCGCCACGGTGAGCGCCCTGGCCGCCGTCCCCGCCGGCATGCCCGTCGGCGTCTACGCGGCCGCGGCGGCCCTGCTCGGGGTGCTCGCCGAGCTGGTGCGGGGCGCGACGGAACCGCCGGTCGGCGCGGCCCAGCCGGTCCGGCGCTGGTCGGTGCTGCTCGACGGCGCGCTGCGGCGACTGCCGGACGACGGCACGCGGCGCCGCTGGCGGGTCAGCCCCGCCGCCGGTGCGCTCGCCGCCGCCGCGCTGCCCACCGCCCTGGCGCTGGTGTCGATCGCGCCGTCCCTGGTCGTCGCCCTGGTCGACCCGCACCGCAGTCTCGGCCGGGTCTGGCAGGGGCCGCCGCCGGAGCTGCTCACCCCGCCCCCCGACGCGGTCGACGCGACCCACGTGCTGACCGCGCTGCTGCTCACCGCGACCGCCGCGCTGGCCGCCACCGGCTTCAGCGGCGGGCGACGCTCCCGGGCCGTGCCGGTGGTGCTGCCCGGCGCCGCCGTCACCCTGCTGATCACCCCGGTCTCGCTCGGCAACGGCTGGCCGGCGAGCACCCTGGCGGCGCTGTCCGTGTTCACCATCTCGATGCTGGGCCTGGCGCTCACCCCGCCCCCGCCGCTGGCCGAGCGGGCCCGCTCGCTGCGGCTGGCCCGGGTGCTCGTCTTCGCCATCGGCCTGGCCGCCGGAAGCGCGGGCCTGGTCGGCGGCCTGGCGACGCGGGAGCTGACCCTGTTCACCCTGGGCGGCGCGGTCGGCGTCGGCGCGGTGGCCGCGATCTTCGGCACCACCCAGCGGGCGCGCATCCTCGGCTGGCTGTTCGCCTCGCTGATGGCGCAGCTCTTCGTGCTCACCGCCGGCCTGGTGGCCGGCCTCGCGGCCGTCTGGTCCGCGTTCGGCGTACTGGCGGTCGGCGCGGCCCTCCAGGTGTTCGCCGCGACCCTGCCCCGGCTGCGTCGCCCCGAGGCCCAGCGGGAGGCGGCCACCGTCGAGTGGAGCGGGTACGCCGCCGCCCTGATCGCCCTGGCGTTGGCGTTCGACTCGCCCCGGCACATCGCGGCGCTGCTGGCCGCCTGGGGTGCGGTGCTGGGCGTGGCGGCGACCCGACCGGGCCGCCGGCCGGTGGAGCGGCGCATCCTGTTCTGGGCGGTGGTGGTCTGCGAGATCGCCGCCTGGTGGATCCTGATGCGGGTGGCCGACGTGGCGCTGCCGGAGGCCTACACGCTGCCCTTCGCGGCACTCGCCCTGCTCGTCGGCGTGCTGGAGTTGCGGCACCGGCCCGACCTGAGCAGCTGGGTCGCGTACGGGCCCGCGCTGGTCGCCGCGTTCGTGCCGACCCTGGCGATCGTGCTGGCCACCGACTCCAGCACGCTGCGCCAGGTGCTGCTGCTGCTCGGCGCCGTGGCCGTCCTCGTCTTCGGGTCGATGAGCCAGCAGCAGGCGCCGGTGATCGTGGGCGCCGCCGTGACGGCGATCGCGGCGGTGCACGCCCTGTTCAGCCTGGGCCCGTGGCTGGCCCTGATCCCCGTCGGCATCCTGCTGCTGGCGCTCGGTGCGAGCAACGAACGCCGGCGCCGGGCCCAGGAACGCCTCCAGACGGCCCTGCGCGGCATGCGATGA
- a CDS encoding acyl-CoA dehydrogenase family protein produces MAAEQSFDVYRLPEEHEAIREAVREVCAAKVAPHAAEADETGEFPKASYDALRAADFHAPHVPVEYGGAGADALATAIVIEEVARACASSSLIPAVNKLGTMPLLLAGSEELKRRYLTPVAAGEAMFSYCLSEPEAGSDAASMTTRAVRDGDHWVLNGVKRWITNAGVSEFYTVFAVTDPSARSRGISAFVVEKSDAGVSFGAPEKKLGVKGSPTREVYLDNVRIPADRMIGAEGTGFGTAMKTLDHTRVTIAAQAIGIAQGALDYAKGYVQERKQFGKAVAEFQGVQFMLADMGMKLEAARQLTYAAAGKSERGDADLTYFGAAAKCFASDAAMEITTDAVQLLGGYGYTRDYPVERMMRDAKITQIYEGTNQVQRIVMARQLLKG; encoded by the coding sequence ATGGCCGCAGAGCAGTCGTTCGACGTCTACCGGTTGCCCGAGGAGCACGAGGCGATCCGGGAGGCGGTCCGTGAGGTCTGTGCGGCCAAGGTGGCGCCGCACGCCGCCGAGGCGGACGAGACCGGCGAGTTCCCGAAGGCGTCGTACGACGCGCTGCGGGCCGCCGACTTCCACGCACCGCACGTCCCCGTCGAGTACGGCGGTGCGGGCGCGGACGCCCTGGCCACGGCCATCGTGATCGAGGAGGTGGCGCGGGCCTGCGCCTCGTCCTCGCTGATCCCGGCGGTCAACAAGCTCGGCACCATGCCGCTGCTGCTGGCCGGTTCCGAGGAGCTCAAGCGGCGCTACCTGACCCCGGTGGCGGCGGGCGAGGCGATGTTCTCGTACTGCCTCTCCGAGCCGGAGGCCGGCAGCGACGCGGCGTCGATGACCACCCGCGCGGTGCGTGACGGCGATCACTGGGTGCTCAACGGCGTGAAGCGCTGGATCACCAACGCCGGGGTGTCGGAGTTCTACACCGTCTTCGCGGTGACGGACCCGTCCGCCCGGTCCCGGGGCATCTCCGCCTTCGTGGTCGAGAAGTCCGATGCCGGGGTCAGCTTCGGCGCCCCGGAGAAGAAGCTCGGCGTCAAGGGCTCGCCGACCCGCGAGGTCTACCTGGACAACGTCCGGATCCCCGCGGACCGCATGATCGGCGCCGAGGGCACCGGCTTCGGCACCGCCATGAAGACCCTGGACCACACCCGGGTCACCATCGCCGCGCAGGCCATCGGCATCGCCCAGGGCGCGCTCGACTACGCCAAGGGGTACGTCCAGGAGCGCAAGCAGTTCGGCAAGGCGGTCGCCGAGTTCCAGGGCGTGCAGTTCATGCTCGCCGACATGGGCATGAAGCTGGAGGCGGCCCGGCAGTTGACGTACGCAGCGGCCGGCAAGTCCGAGCGGGGCGACGCCGACCTGACCTACTTCGGCGCGGCGGCCAAGTGCTTCGCCTCGGACGCGGCCATGGAGATCACCACCGACGCCGTGCAGCTGCTCGGCGGCTACGGCTACACCCGGGACTACCCGGTCGAGCGGATGATGCGGGACGCCAAGATCACGCAGATCTACGAGGGCACCAACCAGGTGCAGCGCATCGTGATGGCCCGCCAGCTCCTGAAGGGCTGA
- a CDS encoding UDP-glucose dehydrogenase family protein, which translates to MTIPYPNTQPMPAIAAVTPPSGAQRPRVTFLGTGYLGATYAICYAELGYEVLGFDVDADKIAMLNAGEVPIHEPGLDELLKRNLAAGRLRFSTDISEVADFGDVHFICVGTPQRADGMGADLSYVEASVTSLAQHLTRKALIVGKSTVPVGTAEWVEQLVSKHSPADLGVEVAWSPEFLQEGFAVDDVLRPNRIVVGVKSEWANGMLYAAHKGVFDLAATEDREVPLVVTDFATAELVKVAANAFLATKISFINAMAEVCEASGGDVTHLARAIGFDPRIGNRFLQAGLGFGGACLPKDIRAFQARAQELGAGEALRFLHEVDLINLRRRTRVVQLAAELLGRRSGPAGPDLSGTRVAVLGATFKPNTDDVRDAPALSVASLLRKAGADVHVYDPQGMERARAVAPELVYEPGINEAVTGADLVCVLTEWADFRNADPVALGELAAGRKVVDGRNCLDSALWTQAGWEYRGMGRP; encoded by the coding sequence GTGACGATCCCGTACCCCAACACCCAGCCGATGCCCGCCATCGCCGCGGTGACGCCCCCCTCCGGCGCGCAGCGACCGCGGGTGACCTTCCTGGGCACCGGCTATCTCGGCGCGACCTACGCCATCTGCTACGCGGAACTCGGCTACGAGGTCCTCGGCTTCGACGTCGACGCCGACAAGATCGCCATGCTCAACGCCGGCGAGGTGCCGATCCACGAGCCCGGGCTCGACGAGCTGCTCAAGCGCAACCTGGCGGCCGGGCGGCTGCGGTTCAGCACGGACATCTCCGAGGTGGCCGACTTCGGTGACGTGCACTTCATCTGCGTCGGCACGCCGCAGCGCGCCGACGGGATGGGCGCCGACCTGTCGTACGTCGAGGCGTCGGTCACCAGCCTGGCCCAGCACCTGACCCGCAAGGCGCTGATCGTCGGCAAGTCGACAGTGCCGGTCGGCACCGCCGAGTGGGTGGAGCAGCTGGTCAGCAAGCACAGCCCCGCCGACCTGGGCGTCGAGGTGGCGTGGAGCCCCGAGTTCCTCCAGGAGGGCTTCGCCGTCGACGACGTGCTGCGGCCCAACCGGATCGTCGTCGGCGTCAAGAGCGAGTGGGCCAACGGCATGCTCTACGCCGCCCACAAGGGCGTCTTCGACCTGGCCGCCACCGAGGACCGCGAGGTGCCCCTGGTGGTCACCGACTTCGCCACCGCCGAGCTGGTCAAGGTCGCCGCGAACGCCTTCCTCGCCACCAAGATCTCCTTCATCAACGCGATGGCCGAGGTCTGCGAGGCCTCGGGCGGCGACGTCACCCACCTCGCCCGGGCCATCGGCTTCGACCCGCGCATCGGCAACCGGTTCCTCCAGGCCGGGCTCGGCTTCGGCGGCGCCTGCCTGCCCAAGGACATCCGCGCGTTCCAGGCCCGCGCCCAGGAGCTGGGCGCCGGGGAGGCGCTGCGCTTCCTGCACGAGGTCGACCTGATCAACCTGCGCCGCCGGACCCGGGTGGTCCAGCTCGCCGCCGAGCTGCTCGGCCGCCGCTCCGGGCCCGCCGGACCGGATCTCTCCGGCACGCGCGTGGCCGTGCTCGGCGCGACCTTCAAGCCCAACACCGACGACGTACGCGACGCGCCGGCGCTCTCCGTCGCCTCGCTGCTGCGCAAGGCGGGCGCCGACGTACACGTCTACGACCCGCAGGGCATGGAGCGGGCGCGCGCCGTGGCGCCCGAGCTGGTCTACGAGCCCGGCATCAACGAGGCCGTGACCGGGGCTGACCTGGTCTGCGTACTCACCGAGTGGGCCGACTTCCGCAACGCCGACCCGGTGGCCCTCGGCGAGCTGGCCGCCGGACGCAAGGTGGTCGACGGCCGCAACTGCCTGGATTCGGCACTGTGGACGCAGGCCGGCTGGGAGTACCGCGGCATGGGCCGCCCCTGA
- a CDS encoding acetoacetate--CoA ligase, which yields MGDVLWTPPADVRERSRIGSYLRWLREHRGLDFADYDELWRWSVTDLDAFWRSVWDHFEVVAHTPPTATLSGREMPGTRWFPGATLNYAENVLRMPGLADDDPVVIAHGQTRAPVTLTAAELREQVRRVAAGLRRLGVTAGDRVAAYAPNIPETYVLLLATSSLGAIFSSCAPEFGTRSVTDRWQQIEPKILVAVDGYRYGDKPVDRRGEVAAIRAALPSVKHTVGIAYLDPAGDPATAPSGDAPDRPAGAFEGALAWSELAADTDEPLTFTPVPFDHPLYVLYSSGTTGLPKPIVHGHGGILLEHLKMLALHHDLGPADRFFWFTTTGWMMWNFLVSGPAVGAAIVLFDGNPGHPDLGALWRLAGETGTTYLGTSAPFLLACRKAGLVPKETADLSALRGVGSTGAPLPAEGFTWVYETVGDDLQLQSLSGGTDVCTGFVGGVPLLAVHAGEITCRALGAKVEARSADGTPVVGELGELVITEPMPSMPVGFWNDADGTRYREAYFDLYPGVWRHGDWITINDRGGCVITGRSDATLNRGGVRLGTAEFYSVVEGLDEVVDSVVVHLEDDEGGAGELLLFVVLAEGLELDDAMRKKICRELRTALSPRHVPDEIHQVRAVPRTLSAKKLEVPVKKILTGTPVDSAAARGALANPESLTAFATLAQTRTPRP from the coding sequence GTGGGTGACGTGCTGTGGACGCCGCCGGCGGACGTACGCGAGCGGTCCCGGATCGGAAGCTACCTGCGCTGGCTGCGTGAGCACCGGGGGCTGGACTTCGCCGACTACGACGAGCTGTGGCGCTGGTCGGTCACGGACCTGGACGCGTTCTGGCGGTCGGTCTGGGACCACTTCGAGGTGGTCGCGCACACCCCGCCGACCGCCACGCTGAGCGGCCGGGAGATGCCCGGGACCAGATGGTTCCCCGGCGCCACCCTCAACTACGCCGAGAACGTGCTGCGGATGCCGGGCCTGGCCGACGACGACCCGGTCGTCATCGCGCACGGCCAGACCCGGGCGCCGGTCACCCTCACCGCCGCCGAACTGCGCGAGCAGGTCCGCCGGGTGGCCGCCGGGCTGCGCCGGCTCGGCGTCACCGCCGGCGACCGGGTCGCCGCCTACGCGCCCAACATCCCCGAGACGTACGTGCTGCTGCTCGCCACCAGCAGCCTGGGCGCGATCTTCTCCTCCTGCGCGCCGGAGTTCGGCACCCGCAGCGTCACCGACCGGTGGCAGCAGATCGAGCCGAAGATCCTCGTCGCGGTGGACGGCTACCGCTACGGCGACAAGCCGGTCGACCGGCGCGGCGAGGTGGCCGCGATCCGGGCCGCCCTGCCGTCGGTGAAGCACACCGTCGGCATCGCCTACCTCGACCCGGCCGGGGATCCGGCCACCGCGCCGTCCGGCGACGCTCCGGACCGGCCGGCGGGCGCGTTCGAGGGAGCGCTGGCCTGGTCGGAGCTGGCCGCCGACACCGACGAGCCGCTGACCTTCACGCCGGTCCCCTTCGACCACCCGCTCTACGTGCTCTACTCCTCCGGCACCACGGGGCTGCCGAAGCCGATCGTGCACGGCCACGGCGGCATCCTGCTGGAGCACCTGAAGATGCTCGCCCTGCACCACGACCTGGGCCCGGCGGACCGGTTCTTCTGGTTCACCACCACCGGCTGGATGATGTGGAACTTCCTGGTCTCCGGGCCGGCGGTGGGCGCGGCGATCGTGCTCTTCGACGGCAACCCGGGCCACCCCGACCTGGGCGCCCTGTGGCGGCTGGCCGGGGAGACCGGCACCACGTACCTCGGCACGTCCGCGCCGTTCCTACTGGCCTGCCGCAAGGCCGGGCTGGTGCCGAAGGAGACCGCCGACCTCTCCGCGCTGCGCGGGGTCGGCTCGACCGGCGCGCCGCTGCCCGCCGAGGGCTTCACCTGGGTGTACGAGACGGTCGGCGACGACCTCCAACTCCAGTCGCTCTCGGGCGGCACGGACGTCTGCACGGGCTTCGTCGGCGGCGTGCCGCTGCTGGCGGTGCACGCCGGTGAGATCACCTGCCGGGCGCTCGGCGCCAAGGTGGAGGCCCGTTCGGCCGACGGCACGCCGGTCGTCGGTGAGCTGGGCGAGCTGGTGATCACCGAGCCCATGCCGAGCATGCCGGTCGGCTTCTGGAACGACGCGGACGGCACCCGCTACCGGGAGGCGTACTTCGACCTGTACCCGGGCGTCTGGCGGCACGGCGACTGGATCACCATCAACGACCGGGGCGGCTGTGTGATCACGGGCCGTTCCGACGCCACCCTCAACCGGGGCGGCGTGCGGCTCGGCACCGCCGAGTTCTATTCCGTGGTCGAGGGGCTCGACGAGGTCGTCGACTCGGTGGTCGTGCACCTGGAGGACGACGAGGGCGGCGCCGGTGAGCTGCTGCTGTTCGTGGTGCTCGCCGAGGGCCTGGAGCTGGACGACGCGATGCGGAAGAAGATCTGCCGCGAGCTGCGTACGGCGCTGTCGCCCCGGCACGTCCCGGACGAGATCCACCAGGTACGGGCCGTGCCGCGCACCCTGTCGGCGAAGAAGCTGGAGGTGCCGGTGAAGAAGATCCTCACGGGCACCCCGGTGGACTCGGCGGCGGCCAGGGGCGCCCTGGCCAACCCGGAGTCCCTCACGGCCTTCGCCACCCTCGCCCAGACCCGCACCCCCCGCCCCTGA
- a CDS encoding TIGR03089 family protein: protein MADNIARVFADAIATDPTRPLLTWYDDATGERTELSGATLANWVAKTANLLVDEVAVGPGDVAGVLLPPHWQTAAVLLGCWSAGLTVADTPGDVDVLFTAATRVAEADAWSAGERYVLALDPFALPMRQVPPGFADYVSEVRAHGDHFSPYAPGGPGEAALLGRATARATELGIASGDRVLIDTGRYPDPVDWLLAPLTATATTVLCANLDPSTLPTRTTTERVTRPLP, encoded by the coding sequence ATGGCCGACAACATTGCCCGGGTCTTCGCCGACGCGATCGCGACCGACCCGACCCGACCGCTGCTGACCTGGTACGACGACGCCACAGGCGAACGGACCGAGCTCTCCGGGGCCACGCTGGCGAACTGGGTGGCCAAGACGGCCAACCTGCTCGTCGACGAGGTGGCCGTGGGCCCCGGCGACGTCGCCGGGGTGTTGCTGCCCCCGCACTGGCAGACCGCCGCGGTGCTGCTCGGCTGCTGGTCGGCGGGGCTGACCGTCGCCGACACGCCGGGCGACGTGGACGTGCTCTTCACCGCCGCGACCCGGGTGGCCGAGGCGGACGCCTGGTCGGCGGGCGAGCGGTACGTCCTCGCCCTCGACCCGTTCGCCCTGCCGATGCGCCAGGTGCCGCCCGGCTTCGCCGACTACGTGTCGGAGGTACGCGCCCACGGCGACCACTTCAGCCCGTACGCCCCCGGCGGCCCGGGCGAGGCGGCGCTGCTGGGCCGCGCGACCGCCCGCGCCACGGAACTGGGCATCGCGTCCGGCGACCGGGTCCTGATCGACACGGGGAGGTATCCCGATCCGGTCGACTGGCTGCTCGCCCCGCTGACCGCCACCGCCACCACGGTCCTCTGCGCCAACCTCGACCCGTCCACCCTCCCCACCCGCACCACCACGGAACGGGTGACCCGCCCTCTCCCCTGA